The DNA sequence GGTTCTGTTGGGCTGTAGTGGGTGGTGCTGAGGGcttctaactgcatgtctttgggaaAGTGAGGATCAGGCTTTTTCTGCTGTTAAATGCCTGTGAATGTTTATTACAGAACAGGAGGCCATCGGTTTACCTTCCGACGAGAGAGTACCCTTCCGAGCAGAGTGAGTGTTTCTCTGCCTCCCTGTCTGCCCGTCTGCCCACCCCCACCTGTCTCCCCCCTGAGCCCCACTCTTATTTCTGCCCCAGTGTAAATTCCTAATATTAATCTTGCTGTAATCATTCTCTCCTTAACCGCTGATGTTTTGACCAGACGCTTGCATCACATTTAGGTAAAATGTGTTCATTTTCTCCCCCTTGCAGTCATTGTCACAGAGAAGACAAACATTCTCCTGCGATACCTTCATCAGCAGTGGGACAAAAAGGTTGGCCCTCTTTATACCTTGATGCTTGTGCCTATAGATGTTGGGAGATCTCAGCTTATCGGATGccatgtttttttctctctctgacAGAATGCCGCCAAAAAGCGGGAACAGGAACATGTGGAGGGGGAGAGTCCCGCCCCTCCTCGGAAAATTGCTCGGACAGACAGCCAGGAGATGACCGAGGACACTTAAAAGTTGCAGTGCACTGCATtcagacacacgcacaccatCATACATGGTAGCTCACGCATTTGGCCAGCGAGATGAGCAGCTCATGGACTGTTTTTCTGAATGTGGGAATGATGCCTGTATAAAATGTAGTCATGTTTGTAttcagtttgttttttaatattttacttCTAGCTGAGTTTCCACTGTGCTTCTACAGTGCTCTTCTGATGCAGTGCCTGGCTTGAACCACAAGTGGCCGCCATGCAGCCCTTTGTTCCATCTCCTGTCTGACCATGAATGAGGTTTTAGATGAAGAGTTTCTTCTCCTGTACTCAAACTTAATGTGATTATATGTTGTTGAAGTTATGAAGAATTTGTGCCAGGTCTTGCGGTTTAGGTCTCCTCCGATTCCCGGCTTACTCGTATACTTTGGGCTTAGaataaaatatgttgtttttcagggtTGGGTCCTTTCTCTTTAcaacagctttaaaaaaaaaaaaaatagttgcCAAACcattatttatacatacatgttTTCCAAATATAAAGATTAAAGCTGGTCTATCCGAGTGTGATCCTTAGCGCCCCCTCAGTTATGTGTGGGCAGTGTAATTAACCTGCGGCAGCTTCCCTGCCATCCACCACACCAAGCTGATGTGTAAACCCTGCAAACGTACCAGCAACTGACCCCAGCCATTTTGGAtttgtgtttcactttataCCCCCCATCCATTTTGTTGGATGACAAAAACCCTTTTTATTTAAATTCCGCATTTGGTACCAGCTACAGGTAGGTACATGTTAGTGATGGCTaaaatgaaccatttgctgtactTGCTGACCCCACTAGGTGGTGCTCTCTTTTCGAAACAGTACTGAaggcatgccccaaagcaaaccacgTGCACCATCTAGTGCGGCCAGAAAATACAGCCAATGGTTCGTGAAGCATCCTTTTTGTCAACACTAGTACATGTTGATCATCCATGTCATTAATAAACTCCACTGGTTTTAGTCTGTGGCAGTTCAGAATGGCACCAACACCGCTGTGATTAGTAAGGGTGTGAATTCCTGAATTTTCTTTTCAGTCTGTCATTTTGCTGCTCCTGTCTTACAGATCTAGTAGTTGTGAGTCCCCTTTTTCTGTTTAGGCGTAAAGAGTGGAATGGTAGTGTTCTTTTGTACCTCAGTGCCTTTGTTCCGGGTAGTAAAATGGGTTAATGATGCTTATTTTGGCTGTGAATGTGTGTCATTGAGCTGCAGTGAAAACGTGGGGCTTGTAAACAGCATTTACAGGGGCCTTAGAGCATTTGGCAGGTTCTGTTATCAGAAGATGGTGAGAGACTGTGTCTGCTATGCAGACTTCCTGTGAATGAGGCTGCTGTGGCTGCTTCAGGTGGGATGGGGATTCCTTATAGGGATGATTCTTTGAACGTAAAGCCCCTGTTTGCTTCTGAATATGTCAATCCTGTGAACTGGATTTCTCTCACCTACCTGTCCTTTCTGAAAGCCATGGCCTTTCCAGTATGTGGAGCAGAACGTTCGAGAAGGTCCCCTGTGAGATAGCAGGCGACGCCTTAGTCCTGTTAGTATGGGCCTTCGCATGGAAGGGGAACTGGCTCCTATTACACAGTGAATGCTTGCTTTTAGGAGTGAGAGTGTGAGTGGTGGTGGTTACAATCTGTCTCAGTCTTTGCTGGGTGTGTACAGCCTGGTCTGTGCTGTTATAAATAAACGTGTAGGAATTTGGGCAGAAGTGTTGTTTATAAGCAGCTAAGCTGGAATTGTCCCAGGGTCCTTGTTAATACAACTCTGAAAATAACAGATCTGTTGTGGGCAATCTTGAAGGGTGATCTGTTGTAGCGGATATATCAGTATGAACAGCATAACAGGGAAAAGTTTTCTTTTTAGTAATGTTTATTTccaggttttacagaaataacCAGGAAGTCAGAATGTTTAAATTAGGATTTTTTTGTGGACTGGGGACTGACACGTGAGCAGGAGCCCCTCTCAGCGACTGGGGGCATCACGCTGGTGCGGTTAGACTTTGGACCTGTATTCTCTCTGCCGGCAGAGTGATCATTCCCTTCATCGTCCCCCcagaagatgattttttttccagccgCTGTGTGGAAGTTTGAGCTGGCCAGCCGCTTCCACAGCTCCCAGGAGGAGCGGCCTGTTAATCCGGTTGCGGAGACCCCAAAGTTGAGGCCCCCGGAGGGGCTGGCTTCCTCTACAGTTGGGGGTGATGTTGGCTGCATGTCAGGGTGGGTGGGACCGAGCTTCCttcccacaccccccccccctctgtcaCTCAGTTTCTTTTCTCCTCTGCTGCTCCTGTCTCTGGGACAGGCTTGCGCAGAAAGTCACTAGGGATTGCAGTGGTTGCTGTGAGCTAGATTTTCTGTAACCCTGGCCGGCTGGTCACAGGACCTACccttagagcaggggtctccaactccggtcctggagagctactatccagtcggttttcaatcctacctggcttctgatgagccacacctgttctccggtaaataccagggccaggtgtggctcatcagaagccaagtaggatagaaaatctactggatagtagctctccaggaccggagttggagacccctgccttaGAGCCTCTCTATATGGATACTCCAGCTTGG is a window from the Paramormyrops kingsleyae isolate MSU_618 chromosome 21, PKINGS_0.4, whole genome shotgun sequence genome containing:
- the LOC111847617 gene encoding DET1- and DDB1-associated protein 1: MDKADFLKGLPVYNKSNFSRFHADSVCKASNRRPSVYLPTREYPSEQIIVTEKTNILLRYLHQQWDKKNAAKKREQEHVEGESPAPPRKIARTDSQEMTEDT